ACCAAGCAATAGTATCCCAAACTTTTTTCTTTGATAGAAAAAAATACGATTAAGTTAAAGAAAAATATACTAATTAAAATTCCGAAAAAGAATCCATTGTCAAAATAAGACTTATCTGTTGAAATAACACTAAAGGTTTTTTCTTGATTAACTATTTTTATGGATTTAAAGACATCATACCCTTTTTTTTCATTAGATTTTACATATAGGGTTAAAGTTTCATTGGGGCTAATGATAAAATTATCAAATACAAACCCAGTGCGATCTTGGTCATAAAGTGAAGAATGTTTTAGTATTTGATTATGTTTAACATAATAAAGATCCAATTTGGCGTTGTACCAAAAGAAGATAATGCTTTTTTCAAGTTGTTGAACATTATTATTGGACATAGGTATTTTTATCCAAAAATTTCTGTTATCTAAATTTCGCATATCAGAGTATTGTAGATTTACTTTCGAAAAACTAGGATTATTAATAGCTTCATCAATAGATATATCTTTTTTAAGGAGATACGTTGATGGATTTTCTAAATTAATATAAGGCAAAGCACAAGCAGGAGAAAGTATTAATAAATAAACAATCAAAAAAGAGCGTAGTAGTTTCATTTATAGAGTTTCAATTTATAACCAAGTCTTGCTACATTAATAATAGTCTCTGGAGGCAAATGTTTTCGGATATCTCGTACTAACGAACGAATAGCGGCACTACTCATACCTTCTTCCCAGATATTATTTTCAAACTCTTGATAACTAACAATTTCATTAACACGTTTTAGTAAATATTCTAAAAAAGTGATTTCACTTCTTCTCAAAATTACATCTTTCTCATTGACAAAAAGAGCACGTTTAATAGTGTCATAATAAACTATATCAGAAAAATAAATTTTTTCATTTTTATTGTTTTTAAGATTAGCAACACATTTTTTAAGAGCATTTTTGAGATCAATCGCGGTGACAGGTTTTAGGATATAAGCTGCTAGATTAAGTTCAACGGCTTTTAAAAAATACTCAGTGTCTGTATAAGCAGTAGCAATGACAAGAGGTATTTTTTGGTTAAATTCACGAATTTGTTCACACACTTCAAGTCCATTAAAGTAGGGCATTTCGATGTCAAAAATAGCAATATCAATAGTATTGTTTTGAAAGATTTGAAGAGCTTCTTTCCCATCTTTGGCTAAATATACTTTTTTGCAAAAAAGAGAAAGTATTTCTCCTATGTTTTCACGAGTTTGTTCTTCATCATCTGCATAGAGTATTGTATAAGAAGCGAGCATGTTAAATCCCTGAAATTTTATGAATAATGTACGTATTATAAAAAAAGAAATATAGAACTTGTAGATAAAAAATATTTTCCTTCTATTTTAGTTATACAACGGTTGCATAAGTTTTAAATACAATTTTCATAATAAGTCAGATGTTAAATGGTTGTACTTGGGATCATTTAATTAAAGGTTACAAGAAGGTTTAAAATCATTATCATGATTGTATGGTAGATGATTTTTTAAGGAGTAAATATGGAAAAGAAAAAACCTGAACTTTCACGTAGAGATTTTGGAAAGATAGTTGCTGGCGTTGGTGTTGCGGTTACTATTGCACCATTTGGGGGCACAGATGCTCATGCAAAAGAAAAAGCATCGCAAGAGATTCGTCATCAATTCGCGATGCCAGATGGGGTATCTCCTATCAAAATCAATGAAAAGTATGAAAGATTTAATGAGGGGCATGTGGCATTTTATCATCCCTCTTCAGTGATGATTCCAAACTTCAAAGGAGAAACTAAGTTTTGGGTGTTTTCTATGATGGACCAAAAGCAAAATTTGATTAATACAGCACAACATGCACCTGGCGTTAAAGCTCCAAGTGTTGCTGAGGCAAGATCTGCTAGAGCATGGGAATCAGCTGCGTGGACACTGAATGAAATGCTAGGATATGGAAAGCCAAATAGAAAGATGCATTTATGGGATAATTTTAAAGCAGCAAAGGATTGGCCACATATCTATAACAAAGCACCAGATGAAAAAGATCCTGCCATATTAACAAATCAGATTAAATACGTTACAAGATTAGCAGGGGCTGACTTAGTGGGTATTGCAAGATTGAACCGAAATTGGATCTTTAAAGAGGCTTTTACTACAGTATCAGATAAGCCTGAGGATGATAATAACTTTATCACAAAGCCAATTAACTTTAAAGATATTGAAAAACCAACGGAAACAGAAGATGAATACATTATTCCAAATAGCTTTGCCAATGTTATCGTTTCTGCTTTTGCGATGAACCGTGATATGATGCAGTGTTTGGCTACTTCTATGGCACATGCAGCTGCGGCACTTTGTTACTCTCGTATGGTGGCGCATGATATGTGGATTTGTCAGTTTATTCGTAACCAAGGCTACTATGCAATACCAAGCTGTAATGGTGTTGGACAATCAGTTGCCTTTGCTGTTGAAGCAGGTTTAGGACAAGCTAGTCGTATGGGAACTATCATCACCCCTGAGTATGGACCAATGGTTCGTCTTTCTAAGATCTTTACCAATATGCCTCTTATTCCCGATAAACCAATTGATTTTGGTGTTACAGAGTTTTGTGAAACATGTAAAAAATGTGCAAGAGACTGTCCTTCCAAGGCAATCTCAGAAGGGCCACAATCCTATGAAGCACGAGATATTCATAATGCAAATGGCCGCTACCAATGGCACAATGACCATAAAAAATGTTTACAGTATTGGGTTGAATCGGGCGGAGACTGTGGCATATGTGTAGCTGTTTGCCCCTTTACAAAAGGCAATATTTGGATTCATGATGGCGTTGAATGGTTGATTGATAAAACAAGATTCCTTGATCCTGTAATGCTAGGTATGGATGATGCACTGGGTTATGGTAAAACACGAAATGTAGAAGAAGTATGGAAAGGTAAAATCAATACCTATGGTTTAGATACATCTCACTTTAAAGATACGGAGACAACAGGAAAGGATAGGGTAAAAAAATCATGAAATTATTAAATATTTTAAATTATAAAGCAATTGGTTTGAGTTTACTTTATTTGGCATTGATTTTGGTTACTTTCCAAATTTCAATGGGAAGTTATGGAGAAGATGAGCCACAAGCTGGTAGTATATTAATGGTTGCTGGATTGATTTTTTCGATCATCGGTGTTTTTCTTGCAATGAAGTTTAAGCCAAACTATATTTTATGGGATAAACTTGAGCGTTAATCTTTGAATTGATTATTAAATAAAAGGTACAAAGTCTACCATTTTTTGGAAGTAATGTACCTTTTTTGTTTTGTATTTCTGTTAAAGCGATATTTTTGGGAGTAATGGCGATAGTACTATTTTAAAAAACAAGAGACTATGGAAGTTTTAAGATAAACTCGGCTCCTCTTTTATTGTTTGCAACTTGAATACTCCCTTTTATATTATTTTCCATAATGATTTTTGCTGTGTAGAGTCCAAGTCCTGTTCCATTCTTTTCAAGTTTTGTTGAAAAATAAGGCTCAAAAATTCGATGAATAATTTTGCTATCAATTCCCCCTGCATTATCGCTAATGGATATCTCATTTTTACTTGTTTTAAAATAAATCTTTCGATCTTCTTCAGGATTATCTTTGAGTGCATCTTTTGCATTCGTTAAGATGGTGATAATGACTTGTATAAGTTCATTTTTATATGTATTGATTTCAAACATTGCATCGCACTGTGTGTAAATTTGAATATGATTGCTTTCAAAGGATGTGCGCATAAAAGAGAGTGAATCATCAATGATTTCTTTACATGAAAAAGTAGATTTTTGCTTTTTCTGAGAAAAAAAGTTCATGAAATCTTCTATGGTATTGGTCATATGACGAATCTGCAAATGCATCTCATTGAGTTTGTCTTGTAAGGTTTTTGGTGAGAGTTTATCAAGCTGGCTGTGCATGTCTATATTGACAACGATAGAGGAAAGATGACTCAGTGGTTGCCTCCATTGATGGGCAATATTGGCAATCATTTCTCCCATCGCACTAAAGCGTGAGCGTACAAGTATCTCTTTTTCAAATTGCCTTTTTTCTTCTAAGATCGAGAGTAGCTTTATATAGGTTACAATGCTTAGGCATAAAGAGCATAGTGTGCTGGTGACTTGAAGGTAATTGTTCATATTTTGTACACCATCAAAATTGAATATTCTAATAAAGGACTCCATAAATAGAGGGTAGATTAATAAAATCATCGCGATAGAATAAAGGGAAGCTTGCAGTTTGTCTTGTTTTAACATAATGAGACCAATTAAAATAAAACCTGGTAATAATATACCTGGATAAAAAATAATCAAAGATCCATTTGAAAAGATGAACTGTATAATTACCATTAGTATACAAGAGAGCATGTAAAAATTTAAAATGCTATTAATCGTGGCATGCTTATATTTGAGATCAAAAAACTCTTTGGTGAAAAGGGTAAGTGTCATCAAAATACTAAAAGGATTAGCCACTTTCATAATGTTATAGAGTATTGACTTTTCAAGGTATGGACTCAGTGCTGAGTAAAAGCTCCAGTGTAAGTTTGAGGTAATGAAGATAATGGACATTACAAACAAGACATAATAAAAGTAGCTTTTTAAGGATGTCATAAAGTACATAAATAAACTTGCAAAAAGAATGGTAAGTAAAATACCAAATAAAAGACCATGTTTATAAACGCTCTCATAGTTACTAATTTCTGATATAAGTTGTTCAGTATTGATGATATAAGCAGCAGAAAAATCATCCACTAATGGGTGATCATTGACTTTGATATAGATGGTACTTTCTTCATTAGGTCCTATAATGAAAGAGTAGTAAGAAATACCATTGTTTATGCCATCACTTACAGACTTAGTTTCGATGATTTTATTGTCTTTGCTATAGTAAACTTGGAGGTTGATATTCTTCCAGTAAAAAAGAAGTGTTTTATCTAGCTCTTTATTGAGTGTGTTTTTGAGAGGTATTTTTAACCAATAGTTCTTTGTAAATTGCTTTCTTAAAAAAACGGAAAGGTTATTGTTTTTGATGAAATCGCTATGCTTGAGAGCATCTTCTATAAAGATATTTTCATTTAAAAGATACGTATTTCGATGTAATAAGAGTTTCTCTTCATTTAAAGTAATTACGCCACTAAATAAAGAGAGTGTCAAAAGAAAAAAAAGAAAGAAGAACTTCATTTTTGAAGAACCAGCTTGTATCCAACTTTTGGAATATTTTGAATGCTCTCTTTGGTTAGGTGCTTTCTTAGATCTTTGACAAGGGTTCGAATAGCTGGACCACTCATCCCTTCTTCCCAAATATTATACTCAAATTCACTATAGTTGATAACTCTATTAGGATTTTTCAACATATATTCAAGAAATTGCATTTCAATATTCGTTAATCTGACTTCACTATTATTGATATACAGTGTTCGTTCACCTACATTATAATATGCGCTCTGATTGATGTGAATTTCGCTATTTTTAGAATAACTTAATTGCTCTTCACATTTTTTAAGTGCTTTTTTCAAATCAGAAGTTTCTATTGGTTTTAAAATATAAGAGGTTAGATTTAATTCAACTGCTTTTAAAAAATATGCCGTGTCTGTATAAGCTGTAGCCATGACAATCGGGATATTTTTATTGCTTTTTCTGATTTTTTCGGCCACTTCTAAGCCATTAAGATAGGGCATCTCAATATCGAGTACCATGATATCTGGAGACTCATTTTGATACAATTCATATGCCTTTTCCCCATCTTGTGCTAGAAGTACATCATCAAAAAGAAGAGAAAGAATTTCTCCAATATTTTTACGAATTCCTGCATCATCTTCTGCATAAAGTACTTTATAGTTTTTAAACATGTGTGAACCTATCCTATAGTTTATAACTATGATTCTATCAGATATTTTGTTAAAAATTAACTTAAAAGAGTAAAAATTATCTATTTAATAGTTACCCTATATTTCACCTATAAGTTACCTATAAATATTCATAAAATTCAAGGTTCTCTCTTTATTGCACACAAAGTTACTACAAGTTTTATGTACTATGGAGTTTTAGTGTTGAATGTTGATTGTATTAATACAAAAATAAAGGAACGACATGTTTAGACAAGTAGTATCGTTGACGTTATTGGTTTCATTGCTGGCAGTTGGGAGCTCTGGTATTTTGATGATTATACTGAATAGTTTTGAGTTTCAGTTTCAGATGCATCCTGTTCATAAGATTTTTGGAGTCTTGATGGTTTTATCCGGTAGTCTACACCTGTATCTTAACTTCGGTTCAGTAAAAAAATACTTGAATATAAAAAAGATGGCACTTTTTACAGGAGTATTGAGCATAATAATGGTTTTACTTTATGGTGTAGGTATTAATAAACCATTAAACATAGAAAAAATAAAGCAGATGGAAAATATTGCAAAAACATTAGAAGAGTAAACAAAATTTCCTCAGAACTGGGTTAAAACTTCTCTGAATATCTACACATAATGAAGGACTTTATGATAAAAGTCCTTCTTCTATCTTATTTGATTTTATGACTACAAAGAGATAAAACTTTATGTTGTATTAAAAAAAAAGGTAAAATTTTTTATTCATCTATTTTCTCCGCACAACTTATCTATTTTTTTTTCTTATCATTACATAGCAATAAAAATAAGTAATGATAAGAGAGTCTTAGTGCTAGGACAATCTTTAAGAGAGAAAAAGATGAATTTTAATCGAAGAAAATTTTTAATTTACAGCGCAGAAGCAGGAGCGATGTTCGGTCTTGTTGGAGCTGTTCCGTTAATGTCAGGAGAACATCACTACTTACGACCTCCAGGCGCCATTAAAGACGATACTTTTTATAAAGCATGTATTAAATGTGGTGCTTGTGTTTCAGCATGCCCCACTAAAGCGGTGACACTTATTGATCTTTGTTGGGATGTTAAAAATATCGGCACACCTATAATTGATATCAAAAATGGTGGCTGTATTGCTTGGGGAAAAGAGTGTCTTTTATGTGTTAAAGCTTGTCCAACAGATGTTTTGAGTGTAGTTAAAGATTTAAAAGAAGAAAAGCTTGGTCTTGCCATTATAAAAGAAGAAGAGTGTGTGAATTGTATGGTTTGTTTTTTACATTGCCCCATTGAGGGAGTAGTACTCTTTCCAAATCCAGAAGTTCCTGATAAACCTTATACTAAAGAACGTGATATACCTACAAAAATAAAACTCAAAGATTCCCCGTTAAAGCCTTATATTGTTAAAGATAAATGCATTGGGTGTGGATTGTGTGCTCATTATTGTCCTCCACGGTGCATTGATATGATTCCTATAGCAGACGTAAAAAAGGTAGCAAAAAATGAATCAAATTAATAAAGTTATTAATGTAAAAAAATTACAAATCATTAGAAAAAGTGTACATAACTTTTCTATGCTAAGCATTATACTAGGTGCATTTGGCATCATAACTGTTGCCGGAACATGTTATGTAAGTATTGGTTATTTTAGGCTTATTTGTCCAGTTGGTTTTATAGAGCTCTCTCTAGCAACACACACTATTAATACAAAACTTATCGTACCTTTTTTAACAATTTCAGTTCTTCTTTTTTTAGCGGGAAGATCGTTTTGTTCTTGGGGTTGTCCTACGTCTTATATGGGCGGAATTATACGTAAAATGACATCTAATGAGACCTATAAAAAATACACTAAAGTAAAAAATAAAGTGCAAAAGTATGTACCGCAACCTGGTATGGATGATATCTTTGTCATGATGATAGGTACATTAATAGGAATATTTGTATTTCAGTATCCACTACCTTGCACAATTTGTCCATTAGGAATCATTTCACGGGCTCTTATTGAAACAGTCAATCATTCTACAATTACGCATTTTCACATTGCACTACGTTATGACACTTTATTGTTAATAATTCCTATCGTATCTATGTTTTTATTTGTAAGAGGTTGGTCACAAGTTTGCCCTGTCGGTTCATTGAAAGGGCTTATGTCAACGTATAACAAGACAATCGTTCCTTCAACAACAGAAGCATGTGTCAACTGTAAGTTATGTGAACAAGTATGTCCTGTTAATATTGGACATCGTAGAGGGCTTCCTGATATGAGTATTTGTATCAAATGTATGCTATGTGCAGAATATTGTCCGCAACATGCCATAGACATTGTTGCTTTATACGAGCATAAAAAAACAAAATTTAAAGAAGTAAAAGATGTGAATGTACTGAATACATCCATTGAAACAATGAATAAAACAGCTTAATTAACTTTACAAAAGGGATTATAAAATGGGCGTAACCAATGGTTACAAGAAAAAGTATATAAGTTTGGCGGCTATTCTCACTTGTGCCGTTAGAACAATATTTTTTTCTGAAGAGGTTAAAGTGAATAATATTGAAACTATATCGGTTCTTTCCTTTTTGAGAAGAGATGATTATGTGTGTTATTGAAGATACTTTTAATATCACAAGCGCTCTATCTCACGTTGCATTAATACAATGTCTTAAATTGTTTAACTAAAGAGGTTATCTCTTTGATTAAACTCAAGAAAAAAGGATAAAGAATGAATACCGCATTAATAGCTTTTTTTGCGTATATCGTCGATAAATTTGTTGGTGAATTTACAGTTATAACGCATCCAGTCATTTTTATTGGGCGTTATATAAGTTGGTTTGAAAAAAAATTTTATAAAAATACTTTTCAACGAGGCTTAGTGCTTGCTGTGAGTACATTAGGACTTACATACGTAGCTATTTGGCTGTTAGAAACTCTTTTATCTTCTCTTCCACATGGTATTTCAATATTTATTTCAATCGTGATTGCTTCGATGTTTTTGGCGCATCATATGCTCTATCATTCTGTTTTGGACGTCATCAATTCTTCTGTTCCAAAAGAAAAAATAAAGTATTTAGTCAGTCGTGACACTGAAGATATGGATGACCACGAAATCTACAAGGCATGTATAGAAACGTATACTGAAAATATTAATGATGGGGTTATAGCACCTTTATTTTATCTTCTTCTTTTTGGACTAAAGGGGCTTATTATTTTTAAAGCGATTAGCACATTAGACTCCATGGTGGGTTATAAAAATGAACGTTACTCTCATTTTGGAACTGCAGGAGCAAGGTTGGATGATATTGTAGGATGGATTCCTGCTCGTATTAGTGCATTACTTATTTATTTAGCTGCTAAAGGATCGTACAGCTTTAATACGTTAAAAAAGTATGCTTCAGGGCATGAAAGTCCTAATTCAGGCTGGCCCATTGCAGCAGCTGGATTGGCATTTCATTTAAAACTTGGTGGTCCTACACGCTATTTTGGTGCAATCAAAAATAAGCCTTATCTTGGGGATGGTTCCCTTCCCTTAACACAGCAAGACGTATGTAATGTACTCACGCTGCATTCAAAGATTGACTATATTGTATTGGGAAGTATGGCAGCAATGATTACATTTCTATGGTTGATACAATGAATGCACGTAACACTCAATTTACGAAAGCGTTTCATGCGTTAAAACAGAATGCGGGAAGTCATAGTCCAAGTATGGAAGACTTGAAAAAAATGTTCCCAACATTGGAAATCAAGATCGATGCATGCTATTTGTCAAATCCTTATGCTTCTGAGCTAGTACTTGATTATATTGACCGTGAATTAATTCAAACCAATGCCTATAAAAAGGTACTGACACACTACCCATCACAGCAACGTTCTTTGCAAAAAGTTATGGCGGAGTCTTTACATGTAAAGCCTGAAAATATATTTATCGGGAATGGTGCCACTGAAATTATTCAGATGCTTCTACAACAAGAAGAGGTTCAAAAAGTTGCCTTAATGATTCCTACTTTTTCATCGTATTATGAGTTTGTGGGCAAAGGGTGTGAAGTTGTTTATTTTCCATTGAATGAACGTGATGATTATAGCTTTGATGCGGATAAATACTGCCAATTTATTGAAAATGAACAACCCGATACCGTTGTGTTGATTAATCCAAATAATCCAAATGGTGCCTATCTTTCTTTAGAAAAGATGCACATTTTATTGAAACGCTTAGCCTTTGTGCCGCGCATTATTATTGATGAAAGTTTTATTCATTTTGCCTATGAAGACGAGGCATTGACATGTCTTAGCTCAACTGTTTTATTTGATATGTATCCTAATGTCATCATTGTTAAAAGTCTCTCTAAAGATTTTGGCATAGCAGGGGTTCGCCTTGGGTATGCCTTGATGGATTCACGTAAGATTGATGCACTTTTAGAGCATGGATTTTTATGGAATATCAATGGTATTGGTGAGTATTGTCTTCGACTTTTTGTAAGGGAAGATTTTTTAAAGCGCTATGAAGAAGCTAGAAAGCAGTATATCAAAGAGATGTGCAGATTTAAAGAAGCGCTTTTAGGGATAGAAAATGTGTATGTCTATCCTTCGATGGCTAACTTTGTGATGCTCAAACTTCCGTCTAGAATAAAAGCAAGTTTTGTGATTAGTGCACTCCTTGTTGAGTATGGAATTTATGTTCGCACCATGGCAGATAAAATTGGTGTTGAGGGCGAATGTATTCGTATTGCAGGAAGAACGCGTGAAGAGAATAACTGCATCGTTATGGCGCTCAAAAGCATACTAAAGGATAGTAAGTGATTACATTTATCACCGGTGGTGGACGTAGCGGGAAAAGTCTGTTTGCAGAAGATAGGGCTAAACGCTATAAAAATAAATGCTACGTAGCAACCGCCATTGCTTTTGATGACGAAATGAAATACCGCGTTAAAAAACATTTAGAGCAGCGTGGAAGTGATTGGGTTACTATTGAACAATACGAAGGTATCGCAAAAGCTTTACATGTAAAGGCAAAAGATGCACAGGTTGTCTTGGTAGATTGTTTAACAAATTTGGTCAGCAATATGATGATTATGAACCGCGATGTGGATTGGGAAACGCTCAGTGATGAAGCAGTTTATGAAATTGAACAAGAGATATTAGAAGAAGTGAATGCATTGGTGCTGTTTGGGCATGAGTTTGCTGGTGAAATGATTATCGTGTCCAATGAAGTAGGTATGGGACTCATTCCTGAATATCCCTTAGGACGTCGCTTTAGAGATATTGCAGGACGAATGAATCAGCACGTAGCACGTGCAAGTGATGAAGCATACTTGGTAGTCGCAGGATTACCGATGAAATTAAAATAGAGACACTAATGAAACATAAAAATTTAATGGTTTACGGTACAGGTTCGGATGTTGGTAAGAGCGTTATTGTGGCAGGATTATGCCGTATTCTTAAGCAAGATGGTGTGCGAGTTTGCCCTTTTAAATCTCAAAATATGGCCTTAAATTCTTATATCACCAAAGATGGAAAAGAGATGGGACGTGCCCAAGTGGTGCAAGCAGAAGCCGCAGGGCTGGAGCCTGATGTGATGATGAATCCTATATTGCTGAAACCTTCAACAGACCGCAAGGCACAAGTCATCTTGCATGGAAAAGCTTTACGCAATATGGATGCTCGAGAGTATTTCACCAATCGTGGTGCTATGAAAATAGAGGTTATGAAGGCTTATAACAAGATACGCGAAAACTATGATGTATCTATTATCGAAGGAGCTGGAAGTCCTGCTGAGATTAATTTGAAAGTAGATGACTTGGTCAATACCGGTATGGCAGAAATGGCTGATGCGCCAGCTGTTTTGGTTGCAGACATTGATAAAGGAGGCGTTTTTGCCTCAATATATGGAACGATAAAACTTTTGGAAAAACATGAAAGTGCTCGTATCAAAGGGGTTATTATCAATAAGTTTCGTGGTGATGTAACCTTACTTGAACCAGGGCTTCGTATGATTGAAGAAAAAATCAATATTCCTGTTCTTGGCGTTATCCCTTATATACAACTGGGTATTGAAGAAGAAGATGGTTTTGGTGATAGGCATTTAGAAAAAAAAGCACGTGGGGCAATTGATATCGCCGTTATTGTACCTAAGCGCATTTCAAATTTTACCGACATGGATGCCCTTTTGAGACACAGTGATGTAACCGTGCGTTATGTTCGAAAAGTACATGAGATTGAAAATCCAGATGTTATTATCTTGCCAGGGTCAAAAAACACTATCGAGGATATGCTGGATCTTCAACAAAGAGGCATGGCCGAAGCGGTGATTAAACATGCAAAAAATGGGGTGATTATCTTTGGTATTTGTGGTGGATTTCAGATGTTAGGTCAAAAAATTCAAGATGAATTTGGAATTGAATCTTCCATTCAAGAAATAACCGGACTGGGTCTTTTAGATATCGAAACAACGATGTTAAAAGAAAAGACAACGACGCAATTTGAAGGCTTACTCAGTTGTAATACAGGTTTTCTTCAAGGAATGACTAAATGCCGTATCAAAGGATATGAAATCCATCAAGGCATCACGTATGGCAATGAAGCCAATTTATTTGAAGGTACTGAGGCATTACTCGGGGCAATACGGGACAATGTTATAGGAACCTATATCCATGGGGTGTTTGATAATTCTGACTTTACCACTGAATTTTTAAATCGTATTCGTGAGAAAAAAGGCATTACAAAAGTCGATGAAGTCTTTGACTATGACGCTTATAAACAAGGTGAGTACGACAAGTTGGCTTTATTGTTACGTGAAAATCTAGATATGAGAGCTATTTACAACATTATAGGAGTTGAATGATGCATCTATTAGAAGAGACTTTACTTGCTATAACCGGAGTAAATGAAGAAAACCAAAAAAACCAAAAAGAATATATTGCGACATTATTGAAGACGCCTGATGGGCTTGGTAAATTAGAAAAGATGAATATTCAACTGAGTGGAATAGAAAAAGAGTACCGCGTTAAGAAAAAAGCAGTCGTCGTGATGGCTGCAGATAATGGTGTTGAAGAAGAGGGCGTGAGTGCTTCTAAGCGTGTGATAACACAATATGTCGTTGAAGCGATGGTTGCGGGGGAAGCGTCTATTAGTTCACTGTGCAAATCATTGGGCAGTGAACTTTTTGTGATTGATCTTGGCATTGATTCGACACGTGTTTTCAAAGGGGCAATTACGCATAAAATTATGCCTACAGGGACATATAACATTCGAAAAGGCCCAGCAATGAGCCGTGAACAGGCCATTGAAGCTATTGAAGTTGGTATTGATATCGTTCGTGAACTCGTAGAAAAAGATTACAACCTTTTTGCTGTGGGTGAAATGGGTATTGGCAATACAACAACTAGTAGTGCCTGCTTAAAAGCCTTAACGAATCTTCCGTTAGTTGAACTTGTGGGATATGGCAGTGGTATTGATGAGCGAACATTAGGATTGAAAATAGCCGTTGTAGAGGATGCCGTTCGTATCAATAAGCCTGATGTGAATGACCCTATCGACATCATCCAAAAATTGGGTGGTCTTGATATCGCCGCCATGACGGGGGTCTATTTGGGTGCGGCTAGGTATAAAGTACCTATTGTTTTAGATGGCCTTATCTCAGGCGTTTCTGCCTTGCTTGCATACCGCATGAACGCGCATGCAAGAGATTACATGATTCCTTCTCACATCAGTGAAGAGCCTGGTG
Above is a genomic segment from Sulfurospirillum halorespirans DSM 13726 containing:
- a CDS encoding norcobamide biosynthesis serine-O-phosphate decarboxylase; this encodes MVDTMNARNTQFTKAFHALKQNAGSHSPSMEDLKKMFPTLEIKIDACYLSNPYASELVLDYIDRELIQTNAYKKVLTHYPSQQRSLQKVMAESLHVKPENIFIGNGATEIIQMLLQQEEVQKVALMIPTFSSYYEFVGKGCEVVYFPLNERDDYSFDADKYCQFIENEQPDTVVLINPNNPNGAYLSLEKMHILLKRLAFVPRIIIDESFIHFAYEDEALTCLSSTVLFDMYPNVIIVKSLSKDFGIAGVRLGYALMDSRKIDALLEHGFLWNINGIGEYCLRLFVREDFLKRYEEARKQYIKEMCRFKEALLGIENVYVYPSMANFVMLKLPSRIKASFVISALLVEYGIYVRTMADKIGVEGECIRIAGRTREENNCIVMALKSILKDSK
- the cbiB gene encoding adenosylcobinamide-phosphate synthase CbiB; translation: MNTALIAFFAYIVDKFVGEFTVITHPVIFIGRYISWFEKKFYKNTFQRGLVLAVSTLGLTYVAIWLLETLLSSLPHGISIFISIVIASMFLAHHMLYHSVLDVINSSVPKEKIKYLVSRDTEDMDDHEIYKACIETYTENINDGVIAPLFYLLLFGLKGLIIFKAISTLDSMVGYKNERYSHFGTAGARLDDIVGWIPARISALLIYLAAKGSYSFNTLKKYASGHESPNSGWPIAAAGLAFHLKLGGPTRYFGAIKNKPYLGDGSLPLTQQDVCNVLTLHSKIDYIVLGSMAAMITFLWLIQ
- the cobT gene encoding nicotinate-nucleotide--dimethylbenzimidazole phosphoribosyltransferase, coding for MMHLLEETLLAITGVNEENQKNQKEYIATLLKTPDGLGKLEKMNIQLSGIEKEYRVKKKAVVVMAADNGVEEEGVSASKRVITQYVVEAMVAGEASISSLCKSLGSELFVIDLGIDSTRVFKGAITHKIMPTGTYNIRKGPAMSREQAIEAIEVGIDIVRELVEKDYNLFAVGEMGIGNTTTSSACLKALTNLPLVELVGYGSGIDERTLGLKIAVVEDAVRINKPDVNDPIDIIQKLGGLDIAAMTGVYLGAARYKVPIVLDGLISGVSALLAYRMNAHARDYMIPSHISEEPGAKWIMEALCFNPMLHMNMKLGEGSGAVLVFPLVEAASNLTRDIRVYPEV
- a CDS encoding 4Fe-4S binding protein; its protein translation is MNQINKVINVKKLQIIRKSVHNFSMLSIILGAFGIITVAGTCYVSIGYFRLICPVGFIELSLATHTINTKLIVPFLTISVLLFLAGRSFCSWGCPTSYMGGIIRKMTSNETYKKYTKVKNKVQKYVPQPGMDDIFVMMIGTLIGIFVFQYPLPCTICPLGIISRALIETVNHSTITHFHIALRYDTLLLIIPIVSMFLFVRGWSQVCPVGSLKGLMSTYNKTIVPSTTEACVNCKLCEQVCPVNIGHRRGLPDMSICIKCMLCAEYCPQHAIDIVALYEHKKTKFKEVKDVNVLNTSIETMNKTA
- the cobU gene encoding bifunctional adenosylcobinamide kinase/adenosylcobinamide-phosphate guanylyltransferase; the protein is MITFITGGGRSGKSLFAEDRAKRYKNKCYVATAIAFDDEMKYRVKKHLEQRGSDWVTIEQYEGIAKALHVKAKDAQVVLVDCLTNLVSNMMIMNRDVDWETLSDEAVYEIEQEILEEVNALVLFGHEFAGEMIIVSNEVGMGLIPEYPLGRRFRDIAGRMNQHVARASDEAYLVVAGLPMKLK
- a CDS encoding cobyric acid synthase translates to MKHKNLMVYGTGSDVGKSVIVAGLCRILKQDGVRVCPFKSQNMALNSYITKDGKEMGRAQVVQAEAAGLEPDVMMNPILLKPSTDRKAQVILHGKALRNMDAREYFTNRGAMKIEVMKAYNKIRENYDVSIIEGAGSPAEINLKVDDLVNTGMAEMADAPAVLVADIDKGGVFASIYGTIKLLEKHESARIKGVIINKFRGDVTLLEPGLRMIEEKINIPVLGVIPYIQLGIEEEDGFGDRHLEKKARGAIDIAVIVPKRISNFTDMDALLRHSDVTVRYVRKVHEIENPDVIILPGSKNTIEDMLDLQQRGMAEAVIKHAKNGVIIFGICGGFQMLGQKIQDEFGIESSIQEITGLGLLDIETTMLKEKTTTQFEGLLSCNTGFLQGMTKCRIKGYEIHQGITYGNEANLFEGTEALLGAIRDNVIGTYIHGVFDNSDFTTEFLNRIREKKGITKVDEVFDYDAYKQGEYDKLALLLRENLDMRAIYNIIGVE